A stretch of DNA from Anaerobacillus isosaccharinicus:
CATGCAAGTCGAGCGGACAATTGAGAGCTTGCTCTCAATTGTTAGCGGCGGACGGGTGAGTAACACGTGGGCAACCTGCCCTGTAGACTGGGATAACTTCGGGAAACCGAAGCTAATACCGGATAATCTTTTGCGTCTCATGGCGCGAAAGTAAAAGTTGGGTTTTACCTAACACTACAGGATGGGCCCGCGGCGCATTAGCTAGTTGGTAAGGTAACGGCTTACCAAGGCGACGATGCGTAGCCGACCTGAGAGGGTGATCGGCCACACTGGGACTGAGACACGGCCCAGACTCCTACGGGAGGCAGCAGTAGGGAATCTTCCGCAATGGACGAAAGTCTGACGGAGCAACGCCGCGTGAACGATGAAGGCCTTCGGGTCGTAAAGTTCTGTTGTTAGGGAAGAACAAGTACCGTTCGAATAGGGCGGTACCTTGACGGTACCTAACCAGAAAGCCACGGCTAACTACGTGCCAGCAGCCGCGGTAATACGTAGGTGGCAAGCGTTGTCCGGAATTATTGGGCGTAAAGCGCGCGCAGGCGGTCTCTTAAGTCTGATGTGAAAGCCCACGGCTCAACCGTGGAGGGTCATTGGAAACTGGGAGACTTGAGTGCAGAAGAGGAGAGTGGAATTCCATGTGTAGCGGTGAAATGCGTAGATATATGGAGGAACACCAGTGGCGAAGGCGACTCTCTGGTCTGTAACTGACGCTGAGGCGCGAAAGCGTGGGGAGCAAACAGGATTAGATACCCTGGTAGTCCACGCCGTAAACGATGAGTGCTAGGTGTTAGGGGTTTCGATGCCCTTAGTGCCGAAGTTAACACATTAAGCACTCCGCCTGGGGAGTACGACCGCAAGGTTGAAACTCAAAGGAATTGACGGGGGCCCGCACAAGCAGTGGAGCATGTGGTTTAATTCGAAGCAACGCGAAGAACCTTACCAGGTCTTGACATCCTTTGACAACCCTAGAGATAGGGCTTTCCCCTTCGGGGGACAAAGTGACAGGTGGTGCATGGTTGTCGTCAGCTCGTGTCGTGAGATGTTGGGTTAAGTCCCGCAACGAGCGCAACCCTTGATCTTAGTTGCCAGCATTCAGTTGGGCACTCTAAGGTGACTGCCGGTGACAAACCGGAGGAAGGTGGGGATGACGTCAAATCATCATGCCCCTTATGACCTGGGCTACACACGTGCTACAATGGATGGTACAAAGGGCAGCAAAACCGCGAGGTTGAGCCAATCCCATAAAGCCATTCTCAGTTCGGATTGTAGGCTGCAACTCGCCTACATGAAGCCGGAATTGCTAGTAATCGCGGATCAGCATGCCGCGGTGAATACGTTCCCGGGCCTTGTACACACCGCCCGTCACACCACGAGAGTTTGTAACACCCGAAGTCGGTGGGGTAACCTTTATGGAGCCAGCCGCCTAAGGTGGGACAGATGATTGGGGTGAAGTCGTAACAAGGTAGCCGTATCGGAAGGTGCGGCTGGATCACCTCCTTTCTATGGAGTTAAAACTCTAGTCGATGCTTTTCTTAGGAAAAGTACGCTGACGCTGTGTTTCAGTTTTGAGAGAATGATCTCTCAGTATAATGTAGAATTCAAAATGTAGAATGTAGAATTTTGAAAGTATCTCAGTGATGCCTCATATATTCTAAAACCATTTAGAAACTACAAAGGCAATTTAGAAGCAAGAAGTTTCTAAATTGTTAATACTACCGATCATCAAGTGATTGTGCTCCTGCGGTACTCCTTGCGTCGTATCCTCGTCGCAAAGCTGCATGAAGTATAATCAATGAAGCATCTCACGATGTGATTGAGATCAGTAGCTTCGTTCCTTGAAAACTAGATAACAACAACACATTTAAGTTTTACCGGAAAGTTTGTAAGAACTTTATGAGTAAACTTGAGTAGTCAAGAATTCAAATCGACGTAAAATCCTTTTAACAGGTAATTTTATTTAAAATTACTAGGTATTTTTTTGAGAGAAGCGAGTAGTTCGAGGAAACGAGCGAAACAATCGCCGGAGTGTACATCAAACGTACATGAGGACGATTGGAGAGCGAAGTTGACGAAGAAATGCGAAGCTTATCACAAAAAAATTAGGTTAAGTTAGAAAGGGCGCACGGTGGATGCCTTGGCACTAGGAGCCGAAGAAGGACGTGACGAACAACGATATGCCTCGGGGAGCTGTAAGTAAGCTTTGATCCGGGGATTTCCGAATGGGGGAACCCACCATCCGTAATGGGATGGTACCCATAGCTGAATACATAGGCTATGAGGAGGCAGACCTGGGGAACTGAAACATCTAAGTACCCAGAGGAAGAGAAAGAAATTATCGATTTCCTGAGTAGCGGCGAGCGAAACGGAAACAGCCCAAACCAAGGGGCTTGCCCCTTGGGGTTGTAGGACACTCTACACGGAGTTACAAAGAAACGAAGTAGACGAAGCGATCTGGAAAGGTCCGCGAAACAAGGTAACAGCCCTGTAATCGAAACTTCGTTTCCTCCAGAGTGTATCCTGAGTACGGCGGGACACGTGAAACCCCGTCGGAATCCGGGAGGACCATCTCCCAAGGCTAAATACTTCCTAGTGACCGATAGTGAACCAGTACCGTGAGGGAAAGGTGAAAAGCACCCCGGGAGGGGAGTGAAAGAGATCCTGAAACCGTGTGCCTACAAGTAGTTGGAGCCCGTTAATGGGTGACAGCGTGCCTTTTGTAGAATGAACCGGCGAGTTACGATTACGTGCAAGGTTAAGCTGATAAGGCGGAGCCGCAGCGAAAGCGAGTCTGAATAGGGCGAATGAGTACGTGGTCGTAGACCCGAAACCGTGTGATCTACCCATGTCCAGGGTGAAGTTCAGGTAACACTGAATGGAGGCCCGAACCCACGCACGTTGAAAAGTGCGGGGATGAGGTGTGGGTAGGGGTGAAATGCCAATCGAACTCGGAGATAGCTGGTTCTCCCCGAAATAGCTTTAGGGCTAGCCTCGAGGGAAGAGTATTGGAGGTAGAGCACTGATTGGACTAGGGGTCCCCACAGGATTACTGAATTCAGTCAAACTCCGAATGCCAAATACTTATCCTCGGGAGTCAGACTGCGAGTGCTAAGATCCGTAGTCAAGAGGGAAACAGCCCAGACCATCAGCTAAGGTCCCAAAGTATACGTTAAGTGGAGAAGGATGTGGAGTTGCCCAGACAACCAGGATGTTGGCTTAGAAGCAGCCACCATTTAAAGAGTGCGTAATAGCTCACTGGTCGAGTGACTCTGCGCCGAAAATGTACCGGGGCTAAACGTATCACCGAAGCTATGGATTGACACCTTTTGGTGTCAGTGGTAGGGGAGCGTTCTAAGTGCAGCGAAGTCAGACCGTAAGGACTGGTGGAGCGCTTAGAAGTGAGAATGCCGGTATGAGTAGCGAAAAGAGGGGTGAGAATCCCCTCCGTCGAAAGCCCAAGGTTTCCTGAGGAAGGCTCGTCCGCTCAGGGTAAGTCGGGACCTAAGCCGAGGCTGAAAAGCGTAGGCGATGGACAACAGGTTGAAATTCCTGTACCACCTCCTCACCGTTTGAGTAATGGGGGGACGCAGCAAGGTAGGGTAAGCGCACTGATGGATATGTGCGTCCAAGCAATTAGGCTGAGAAGTAGGCAAATCCGCTTCTCGCGAAGGCTGAGTTGTGATGGCGAGCGAAATTTAAGTAGCGAAGTTCCTGATCCTACACTGCCAAGAAAAGCCTCTAGCGAGGTGAGAGGTGCCCGTACCGCAAACCGACACAGGTAGGCGAGAAGAGAATTCTAAGACGCTCGGGAGAACTCTCGTTAAGGAACTCGGCAAAATGACCCCGTAACTTCGGGAGAAGGGGTGCTCTGATAGGGTGTTAAAGCCCGAGAGAGCCGCAGTGAATAGATCCAAGCGACTGTTTAGCAAAAACACAGGTCTCTGCGAAGCCGCAAGGCGAAGTATAGGGGCTGACACCTGCCCGGTGCTGGAAGGTTAAGAGGAGGGGTTATCCTTAGGGAGAAGCTCTGAATTGAAGCCCCAGTAAACGGCGGCCGTAACTATAACGGTCCTAAGGTAGCGAAATTCCTTGTCGGGTAAGTTCCGACCCGCACGAATGGTGTAACGATTTGGATACTGTCTCAACGAGAGACCCGGTGAAATTATATTACCTGTGAAGATGCAGGTTACCCGCGACAGGACGGAAAGACCCCATGGAGCTTTACTGTAGCTTGATATTGGATTTTGGTACAATTTGTACAGGATAGGTAGGAGCCAGAGAACCCGGAGCGCCAGCTTCGGTGGAGGCGTCGGTGGGATACTACCCTGATTGTATTGAAATTCTAACCTAGGACCGTGATCCGGTTCGGGGACAGTGTCAGGTGGGCAGTTTGACTGGGGCGGTCGCCTCCTAAACAGTAACGGAGGCGCCCAAAGGTTCCCTCAGAATGGTTGGAAATCATTCGTAGAGTGCAAAGGCAAAAGGGAGCTTGACTGCGAGACCTACAAGTCGAGCAGGGACGAAAGTCGGGCTTAGTGATCCGGTGGTTCCGCATGGAAGGGCCATCGCTCAACGGATAAAAGCTACCCTGGGGATAACAGGCTTATCTCCCCCAAGAGTCCACATCGACGGGGAGGTTTGGCACCTCGATGTCGGCTCATCGCATCCTGGGGCTGAAGTAGGTCCCAAGGGTTGGGCTGTTCGCCCATTAAAGCGGTACGCGAGCTGGGTTCAGAACGTCGTGAGACAGTTCGGTCCCTATCCGTCGCGGGCGTAGGAAATTTGAGAGGAGCTGTCCTTAGTACGAGAGGACCGGGATGGACACACCGCTGGTGTACCAGTTGTTCCGCCAGGAGCATAGCTGGGTAGCTACGTGTGGAAGGGATAAGTGCTGAAAGCATCTAAGCATGAAGCCCCCCTCGAGATGAGATTTCCCTTGGAGTTAATCCAGTAAGACCCCTTAAAGATGATGAGGTTGATAGGTCTCGGGTGGAAGCACGGCGACGTGTGGAGCTGAGAGATACTAATCGGTCGAGGACTTATCCTATAAATAAGATTGAATTCTTACTCAAGTCTTAAATGTGTGTTATCTAGTTTTCAGGGAATGATCCTTGAACTTAATATTTACTGCTCAATTTAGTGGTTGTGCTCCTGCGGTACTCCTTGCGTCGTATCCTCGTCGCAAAGCTGCAAGAAGTAAATCATGAAGCATCTCACGATGTAATTGAGGTCAGTAGCTTGTCTAGTGGCGATAGCGAAGAGGTCACACTCGTTCCCATGCCGAACACGATCGTTAAGCTCTTCAGCGCCGATGGTAGTTGGGGGTTTCCCCCTGTGAGAGTAGGACGTTGCTAGGCACAACAAAAACACACCAATTATGGTGTGTTTTTTTATTTTGACTCTACTCTTGGGCAAATGGTTTCTGTGCATCTGCGTCTTCTAGTAAAGCTTCGAAGCTAGGTTCCTCGATGCAAAGCAACACGAAGGAATTCATTGAAGTAATTCATGAAGTGAATGAAATCAGTTGCTTTCCTGCGGTACTCCTAGGGTCGTATCCTCGTCGCAAAGCAGCACGAAGAAATTTCAATGAAGTAACTCATGATGTGAACGAGGTCAGTAGCTTCCCTGTGAGAGTAGGACGTTGCTAGGCACAACAAAAAACACACCAATTATGGTGTGTTTTTTGTCAGGCTGTTGAGAAAGTCTCAACAGCCTGTTTTCATGATTAAACTATGTAAATTTTTCCAGTAGCCGAGCGTTGCTTGGCTCTTCACAAACAAAAGGTGGCGTTTAGGAGATAACAAGAGCCGTGAGACAATTTATATTGTCTCACGGCTCTCTCTTTTTATTTTATAAAACGGTCTAAAATCAATAATTATAACTGACTATTCAGATAAGTGTAGTATAATATTTGTATAGACTAATTTGAGGTGATATTCATGCTAAAGCCTAGAAAAGAAAAACAAATTGAGTTTGAAATGGTAACCATTGATCAGCTAGTCCCTGAAGATCATGAACTAAGAATTATTGATAAATACATAGATTTCTCTTTTATCTACGATAAAGTAAAGGGTTACTATTGTGCAGATAATGGACGACCACCAATTGATCCTGTCATGCTATTTAAGATGATGTTTATTGGTTATTTATACGGAATTCGGTCGGAACGCAGATTAGAAAAAGAAATTCAAACCAATATGGCTTACCGATGGTTCCTTGGCCTTGGAATAACAGAACGTGTTCCTCATCATTCTACGATTAGTTTTAATCGACATAAACGGTTTGATGGGACCAGTGCTTTTCAGGATATCTTTGATGAAGTAGTAGAATTGGCGATGAAACATCGAATGGTTGGTGGCCGGGTTTTATTTACTGATTCCACACATTTAAAAGCGAACGCAAATAAAAAAAAGTTTGTGAAAAAAACTGTTCAATCCCCTACTAGAACTTATATAAAAGAGCTAGATGCAGCTATTGAAGAAAGCCGTCGTGAGCATGGAAAAAAGCCTTTAAAAGCTAGGGAGGAAGTGAGTGAAGAAAAAGAAATAAAAGAAAGTACAACAGACCCTGAGAGCGGGTATATGTACCGAGAGGGGAAACCTGAGGGATTTTTTTACCTTGATCACCGTACAACCGATATGAAATTTAACATCATCACGGATGTTCATGTAACTCCAGGAAATGTCCACGATTCACAACCTTATATTGAAAGATTAGAACGTCAAATTGAGCGATTTGGTTTTAAAGTTGAAGCAGCTGCCACTGATTCTGGTTACTATACAGCATGGATTTGTAAGAAACTCGAAGAGATGAAAATTATGGGTGTCATTGGTTATCGTCGTTTTCATCCAACACGAGGGCTATTTCCTAAGTGGAAATTCAAATTTGATAAAGAAACTGATACTTACGCATGTCCAAATAACCAAAATTTATATTACAAGACTACCTCAAGAGAAGGGTATCAAGAATACCATTCCGATCCAAAGCAATGTAAGGACTGTCCGCTACTCTCGGAATGTACAAGGAGCCGAAATCAGAAAAAGGTAGTGACTAGACATGTTTGGGAAGAAAGTAAAGAACTGATTAGAAAAAACCGTCTTTCTGATACAGGAAAGATGCTTTATAAAAAAAGAAAAGAAACAGTTGAGCGAAGCTTTGCGGATTCAAAAGAACTCCACGGGCTTCGCTACTGCCGGTTACGAGGCAGAGAACATGTTCAAGAGCAAGCGCTAATGACAGCAGCTGCTCAGAACATCAAAAAGATCGCAAACCACCTAGCCAAGATGGCATAGGTGGTTTGCGAACTGCTTTTTTTCTGTTTTTATAAAACCAACTATACAAAAATAAAGAAACCCAATGTAAAAATGAATTTTACATTGGGTTTCTCGACACTCTGACAAAAAACACACCAATTATGGTGTGTTTTTTGTGCACTCGATTAATATCGGCTATGAATTCTCATTACTCTGTTTAATTTCCTTTTCACTAAACATTTCGTTTACCTCTTCTAACTGCTTATGCTGATCAACAGAATCACCAGCATAATAAGGGGTAGAGTGGAAAATATCCTTTGAATCAATGTCGCTTCTTATTGTAACTTCTTCTTTATTTAAGTAACTATCTTTTTCCTTATTAGTCATGTTAGATAACCTCCCAAAGATTATTTCGTTATAGTTATACCCTATCCTTTCCCTATTACTAAATCAGTGGTAAAATTTTTATGTTATCTCTTGAGAGAAGATAGAGTGTTATTGACTATTGGAGGCATATAAAAATGACATTTAAATTTAATACGAAAACCGTTCATTTTCAAAAAAAAGCTGAGGAAAAGAATGTTAGTAAGTCACAGCCTATATATCAAACATCTGCTTTTTCATTTAAAGATTTAGATGATATGGAAGATTTTTATCGAGGAAATAAGGAATATTTATATACAAGGTTTAGCAATCCTAATACAGATGATTTAGGACAAGGTGTAGCACAGTTGGAAGGCGCTCCAAAAGGAGTTGCTACTTCTTCAGGTATGTCTGCCATCCTAGCAGGGGTATTAGCTGTAGTCAGTCATGGTGATCATATAATAGCCTCTGAAGATATTTATGGTGGAACGTATCAGTTATTTGCAACTGAGCTAAAAGAATTTGGAATCGAAGTTTCTTTTGTTTCCATGAATAATTTTGCTGAAATTGAGAATTCTATTAAGGTAAACACGAAGCTTCTTTATTCCGAGTCAATTACAAACCCATTGTTAAGGGTAGAGGATCTGCCGTCATTAATCTCATTGGCCAAAAAGCATAATATTATAACGATGATTGATAATACGTTTGCAACACCGTTTTTAATTAAGCCATATGAACTTGGTGCTGATCTTGTCATTCATAGTGCGACAAAATATATCGGTGGTCATAGTGATGTAACTGCTGGTGTACTTGTAGGAAATGAAGTTTTAATTACAAAAGCAAAAACTAAAGTAGTCAATCTAGGATGTAACTTAAGTCCATTTGAAGCTTGGTTAGCTTGTCGAGGTTTAAAAACATTAGCAGTAAGAATGGACCGTCAAGTTAAGAACGCTCAAGCTCTTGCAGACTTTTTCCGTAGTAACCTTTCAATTGCAAAAGTTTATTATCCAGATTCAGTATCTGAAAATGGAAACGGTGCAAATGTATCCATTGATCTTGGGGAAAATTACAATGTTGAAACATTTTTTAAATCATTACAATGGATTAGAATTGTACCAACACTTGCAGGTGTAGAATCAACAGTTACTTATCCGTTAAGAACATCACATCGATCAGTACCGGATGCAATTAGAAGCAAACTTGGGATTACAAAGGGATTAGTCAGGATTTCCTTAGGCATTGAAGATGATGAAGACATTATCAAAGCCTTTGAGGAAGCACTTAACAAAGCTAAATTGTAAGTAATTTGCTTTTACCTTTAATGTATGTTATTATAATTATATATTAAAAACCAACTGTTAAAAAAGTAGTTGGGATTATCGCGGGGTGGAGCAACGAGCGTTACTTCTCTGAGCCCACCACGAGTTGTTTCGACGCAAATGCTACGAAGCATTACTAGTAGAGGAAGAAACAGTCGCCTGACTAGGAGCATGAGCAAAATTTTATATTATTATTATCGCGGGGTGGAGCAGTCTGGCAGCTCGTCGGGCTCATAACCCGAAGGTCGCAGGTTCAAATCCTGCCCCCGCAACCAACCAACTTCTTGAATGGACTTCTTTGCAAGGTTTGCGACGAGTAATCGCAGGAGCAAATTAATGAGTAAATTTAACTAATAAACTTAAGCGCAGGATTAATTATCCTTGCGCTTTTAATATTATTTAAATATGTCATGACTAGGTTTTTTTCCGGAAATGAGATAAACTACTATATGATAACCTTAGGATAATTCCTAAGGTTTTTTATATGTTTTAAGGATCAAGTATCGTAGGCTTAACGGTCTAAATAAAAAATCTTGGTAAATTAAAGTTAGGTGTGGAAACATGATACGTGACGAATTTGATTTTATAAATAAAATTAAACCAAAGGAAACTCAGCAATCGTCTTTAATAAAAGGTATTGGTGACGATGCTGCAGTATTTAAAAGTGATCATAGGTTTGATGAACTGATCTGTATGGATACAATGGTAGAGGGTGTTCATTTTACGAAACAAACGATGACGCCATTTATGATCGGGTTTAAGGCACTAGCTGTGAATATTAGTGATATTGCGGCAATGGGTGGAATGCCAACGTATTACCTTG
This window harbors:
- a CDS encoding IS1182 family transposase, which translates into the protein MLKPRKEKQIEFEMVTIDQLVPEDHELRIIDKYIDFSFIYDKVKGYYCADNGRPPIDPVMLFKMMFIGYLYGIRSERRLEKEIQTNMAYRWFLGLGITERVPHHSTISFNRHKRFDGTSAFQDIFDEVVELAMKHRMVGGRVLFTDSTHLKANANKKKFVKKTVQSPTRTYIKELDAAIEESRREHGKKPLKAREEVSEEKEIKESTTDPESGYMYREGKPEGFFYLDHRTTDMKFNIITDVHVTPGNVHDSQPYIERLERQIERFGFKVEAAATDSGYYTAWICKKLEEMKIMGVIGYRRFHPTRGLFPKWKFKFDKETDTYACPNNQNLYYKTTSREGYQEYHSDPKQCKDCPLLSECTRSRNQKKVVTRHVWEESKELIRKNRLSDTGKMLYKKRKETVERSFADSKELHGLRYCRLRGREHVQEQALMTAAAQNIKKIANHLAKMA
- a CDS encoding trans-sulfuration enzyme family protein, producing the protein MTFKFNTKTVHFQKKAEEKNVSKSQPIYQTSAFSFKDLDDMEDFYRGNKEYLYTRFSNPNTDDLGQGVAQLEGAPKGVATSSGMSAILAGVLAVVSHGDHIIASEDIYGGTYQLFATELKEFGIEVSFVSMNNFAEIENSIKVNTKLLYSESITNPLLRVEDLPSLISLAKKHNIITMIDNTFATPFLIKPYELGADLVIHSATKYIGGHSDVTAGVLVGNEVLITKAKTKVVNLGCNLSPFEAWLACRGLKTLAVRMDRQVKNAQALADFFRSNLSIAKVYYPDSVSENGNGANVSIDLGENYNVETFFKSLQWIRIVPTLAGVESTVTYPLRTSHRSVPDAIRSKLGITKGLVRISLGIEDDEDIIKAFEEALNKAKL